One genomic region from Desulfovibrio oxyclinae DSM 11498 encodes:
- a CDS encoding EamA family transporter codes for MDWFTSYGALPVLALAARIILLGFERIVVKRLGTNVDPFAPTFLFFALGAVLLLPFVPWNLPPEQWKAMTVSFGAGIFYAAAFTCYVHSLSMGEASLVSPLYNSNVLFLALLAFLFLGEPLTITKLGGLSLLVYGASHLNPQGSFLKSVKAILTDPACRFMVLASLLIACGRVVDAHVVSAARLNIDPIAYCFVLYSVIAMYVLIALLVRRRTGDIVTLMKKRPVAATIAGGINGYSYLFLLVAMTRIDVSIAEPASMLSVLVTLVLARKAFGEQISKRLVAAAIMLVGAWLLMV; via the coding sequence ATGGACTGGTTTACCTCATATGGCGCGCTGCCTGTTCTGGCCCTCGCTGCACGCATCATCCTGCTCGGATTCGAACGAATCGTGGTCAAACGGCTCGGCACGAACGTGGACCCGTTCGCGCCCACGTTCCTCTTTTTTGCCCTGGGGGCCGTCCTGCTGCTGCCCTTCGTGCCATGGAACCTGCCCCCCGAGCAATGGAAGGCCATGACCGTCAGCTTCGGCGCAGGTATTTTCTACGCTGCGGCCTTCACCTGCTATGTCCATTCACTCTCCATGGGCGAAGCCTCGCTCGTGAGCCCGCTCTATAATTCCAACGTGCTTTTTTTGGCGTTGCTCGCCTTCCTCTTTCTCGGCGAGCCGCTCACGATCACCAAGCTAGGCGGTCTGTCACTGCTTGTCTACGGTGCCTCGCACCTCAATCCCCAAGGCAGCTTTCTGAAATCCGTCAAGGCCATTCTGACCGATCCGGCCTGTCGGTTCATGGTCCTTGCATCGCTGCTCATCGCCTGCGGCCGGGTCGTGGATGCCCATGTCGTTTCCGCCGCCAGGCTCAACATTGATCCCATCGCCTACTGTTTCGTCCTGTATTCCGTCATCGCGATGTATGTCCTCATCGCTCTGCTTGTTCGCAGACGCACGGGCGACATAGTCACGCTTATGAAAAAACGTCCGGTAGCCGCCACGATAGCTGGCGGCATCAACGGCTACTCCTACCTCTTCCTGCTCGTGGCCATGACCCGAATCGACGTCAGCATAGCCGAACCGGCCTCCATGCTCAGCGTTCTCGTCACTCTGGTGCTCGCCAGAAAAGCTTTCGGCGAACAGATAAGCAAACGGCTCGTGGCCGCCGCCATCATGCTCGTCGGCGCATGGCTGCTCATGGTGTAG
- a CDS encoding MFS transporter, producing the protein MSISKRHTALLAGFIGNVVEWYDFALYGYMAGIISTLFFPQQSDTAGLIATYGIFAAGFFMRPLGSGILGWMGDTLGRSRTMMISVIMMVLPTVLLGCLPTYDTIGLWAPVLLVIIRMVQGLSVGGEFSSSVTYLVETASDDGRGLAGSWANTGSMAGMLLGSGAAAALTNLFPSDFVHSWGWRIPFLLGGIIGGLAILLRRRLPQSDHFQNHHEERDETSPLLEAFTTNRKQMIQAILFASAYGILFYIPLVYFPEWLHRETGMERELALQINTAGTALLLALIPVSGWLGDRLIRRTRLISMTMFLLMLCAVPLYVWLANDGLYGAIAVQFLLAMLVAVPLGSAPAMFVELFPACDRLSGYSVAYNIGLGVVGGATPMLATSLIEMTGSSVAPAALLATAGLMAFAVTLWMKDGSREALK; encoded by the coding sequence ATGAGCATAAGCAAACGCCATACGGCCCTTCTGGCCGGATTCATCGGCAACGTCGTGGAATGGTACGACTTCGCCTTGTACGGTTACATGGCAGGCATTATTTCCACCCTCTTCTTTCCGCAACAGAGCGACACGGCAGGGCTGATCGCCACCTACGGTATCTTTGCGGCGGGTTTCTTCATGAGACCACTCGGATCCGGTATTCTCGGCTGGATGGGGGACACCCTTGGCCGCAGTCGGACCATGATGATCTCCGTCATCATGATGGTGCTGCCGACAGTGCTGCTGGGCTGCCTGCCTACCTACGACACCATCGGACTCTGGGCTCCGGTGCTGCTGGTGATCATCCGCATGGTGCAGGGACTGTCCGTGGGCGGTGAATTCAGCAGCTCCGTGACCTATCTGGTGGAGACCGCATCCGATGACGGGCGCGGGCTGGCCGGAAGCTGGGCCAACACGGGCAGCATGGCCGGGATGCTTCTCGGATCCGGGGCCGCCGCCGCGCTGACGAACCTATTCCCTTCCGATTTCGTGCACAGCTGGGGCTGGCGCATCCCGTTTCTGCTCGGCGGCATCATCGGCGGTCTCGCAATTCTTCTGCGACGCAGACTGCCCCAGTCAGACCACTTCCAGAACCATCATGAAGAACGCGACGAAACCTCGCCGCTACTGGAAGCGTTCACAACCAACCGCAAACAGATGATTCAGGCCATCCTCTTTGCTTCGGCCTACGGCATCCTGTTCTACATTCCGCTGGTCTATTTCCCGGAATGGCTGCATCGGGAAACGGGCATGGAACGTGAGCTGGCCCTGCAGATCAATACTGCCGGAACCGCTCTTCTGCTTGCCCTCATTCCGGTTTCAGGCTGGCTCGGAGACAGGCTGATCCGGCGCACACGGCTTATCAGCATGACCATGTTCCTGCTGATGCTCTGCGCCGTCCCCCTGTACGTCTGGCTTGCCAACGACGGACTCTACGGAGCCATCGCCGTACAGTTTCTGCTGGCGATGCTCGTGGCCGTGCCGCTGGGGTCGGCTCCCGCCATGTTCGTGGAGTTGTTCCCGGCCTGCGACAGGCTTTCCGGGTACTCCGTTGCCTACAACATAGGGCTGGGAGTGGTGGGCGGCGCCACCCCCATGCTGGCCACCTCGCTCATCGAAATGACCGGCAGCTCCGTGGCTCCGGCTGCCCTGCTCGCCACAGCAGGACTCATGGCCTTTGCCGTGACGTTATGGATGAAGGACGGCAGCCGTGAGGCCCTGAAATAA
- a CDS encoding lipid A deacylase LpxR family protein, with product MRRVMTAFMAFFLLSLPNAVLADGFAEKLRAGTFVLHTENDKFGGGTDEFYTNGVQATWVSPVLESWEDADVHASIEMLAGSLPLINDERKHSISFGIGHTIFTPVDTQTTEPQPDDRPYAGWLYGTLGLHAKNSKRLDVFELTLGIVGPSALGEQVQNDYHRLIGVDEANGWEHQLHDEPGLMLTWERNWRLFPDKDPARTGGWGFDATPHFGATVGNVKTYVNAGGEVRFGYNLPADFGTSFIGPADGVNAPIDGLEDSRPGFHVFGGLEGKAVARDIFLDGNTWRDSPSVAKRPFVGDAYFGLSVRPSSHFAVTYTQVVRSKEFYGQTHPHVFGSLSLSFNF from the coding sequence ATGCGCAGGGTCATGACCGCCTTCATGGCGTTTTTCCTTCTCTCGTTGCCGAACGCGGTCCTTGCCGACGGCTTTGCTGAAAAGCTGCGCGCCGGCACCTTCGTGCTGCACACCGAAAATGACAAATTCGGCGGCGGAACCGACGAGTTTTACACCAACGGCGTTCAGGCCACGTGGGTCTCCCCGGTGCTGGAAAGCTGGGAAGACGCCGATGTTCACGCCAGCATCGAGATGCTCGCAGGCAGCCTGCCCCTGATCAATGACGAGCGGAAACACTCCATTTCCTTCGGCATCGGGCATACCATCTTTACGCCCGTGGACACCCAGACCACAGAGCCGCAGCCTGATGACCGCCCATACGCGGGCTGGCTCTATGGCACGCTCGGCCTGCACGCAAAAAACAGCAAGCGCCTGGATGTCTTCGAGCTGACACTCGGCATAGTCGGCCCGTCCGCTCTCGGCGAGCAGGTGCAAAACGACTATCACAGGCTCATCGGAGTGGACGAAGCAAACGGCTGGGAACACCAACTACACGACGAACCCGGCCTGATGCTCACCTGGGAACGCAACTGGCGGCTGTTTCCGGACAAGGATCCCGCCCGGACCGGCGGTTGGGGCTTCGACGCCACACCGCACTTCGGCGCAACCGTCGGCAATGTGAAAACCTACGTCAATGCAGGCGGGGAAGTCCGCTTCGGCTACAACCTGCCAGCCGACTTCGGCACATCCTTCATCGGCCCCGCCGACGGCGTCAACGCTCCCATAGACGGACTCGAAGACAGCCGCCCCGGCTTTCACGTCTTCGGAGGTCTCGAAGGCAAAGCCGTGGCACGCGATATCTTCCTTGACGGCAACACATGGCGAGACAGTCCGAGCGTGGCAAAACGACCCTTCGTCGGAGACGCCTATTTCGGCCTGTCCGTCCGCCCCTCAAGCCACTTCGCCGTCACCTACACGCAAGTGGTGCGCAGCAAGGAATTCTACGGCCAGACACACCCCCACGTGTTCGGATCCCTTTCCCTGAGCTTTAATTTCTAG
- a CDS encoding flavin reductase family protein, producing MKKSLGAKPFALPAPVWTVGAYDLDGKPNAMIAAWGGICCSDPASVCVAIRESRHTYPGIIERGAFTVSVCSQDQAEQADYLGIASGKDVDKFAKTGLTPVRGEFVDAPYVQEFPAVIECELTEKVNLGMHMLLVGKIRDVKVDDDKLLDGKFPDIEKIRPLVFTPGARTYHGVGELAGKAFECGLKYK from the coding sequence ATGAAAAAATCTCTGGGAGCCAAACCCTTTGCACTGCCCGCTCCGGTCTGGACCGTGGGCGCATACGACCTCGACGGGAAACCCAACGCCATGATCGCGGCATGGGGCGGCATCTGCTGTTCCGACCCGGCAAGCGTCTGCGTGGCCATTCGCGAAAGCCGTCACACCTATCCCGGCATCATCGAGCGTGGCGCGTTCACCGTGAGCGTTTGCAGTCAGGATCAGGCCGAACAGGCCGACTACCTCGGCATCGCCTCCGGCAAGGATGTGGACAAGTTTGCCAAGACCGGCCTGACCCCGGTTCGCGGTGAATTCGTCGATGCCCCGTATGTTCAGGAGTTCCCGGCCGTCATCGAGTGCGAGCTTACCGAGAAGGTCAACCTCGGCATGCATATGCTGCTGGTGGGCAAAATCCGCGACGTCAAAGTGGATGACGACAAACTGCTGGACGGCAAATTCCCGGATATCGAAAAAATCCGTCCGCTCGTGTTCACCCCGGGCGCACGCACCTATCACGGCGTTGGCGAACTTGCGGGCAAAGCCTTCGAGTGCGGCCTGAAGTACAAGTAA
- a CDS encoding 3'-5' exonuclease produces the protein MRTIESLRYVAIDFETADAKRDSACSVGLVAVEGGEIVDKSYRLIRPPRRKFNPYCQAIHGLSWEDVRDEADFGQAWPELTPMLEGADFICAHNAPFDRSVLEACCRLFELDMPLQPFMCTVQLARRTWELPKNKLPKVCEHLGIQLDHHNALSDAEACARIAAIGLTENPDFLKRII, from the coding sequence ATGCGCACCATAGAATCACTCCGCTACGTGGCCATCGACTTCGAAACCGCGGACGCCAAGCGCGACAGCGCCTGTTCCGTGGGACTCGTGGCCGTCGAGGGCGGAGAAATAGTGGACAAATCGTACCGGCTGATCCGGCCGCCCCGGCGCAAGTTCAATCCCTACTGCCAGGCCATTCACGGACTGAGTTGGGAGGACGTGCGCGATGAGGCCGATTTCGGTCAGGCATGGCCCGAGTTGACCCCGATGCTGGAGGGCGCGGACTTCATCTGCGCCCACAACGCGCCGTTCGACCGGTCGGTGCTGGAAGCCTGCTGCCGCCTGTTCGAGCTGGATATGCCGCTACAGCCCTTCATGTGCACCGTGCAGCTTGCGCGCCGCACGTGGGAGCTGCCGAAAAACAAGCTGCCCAAGGTCTGCGAGCATCTGGGCATCCAGCTCGACCACCACAACGCGCTCTCGGACGCAGAGGCCTGCGCCCGGATTGCCGCCATCGGTTTGACCGAGAATCCGGATTTCCTGAAACGGATCATCTGA
- a CDS encoding DUF2959 domain-containing protein — translation MRYAVRILLALTAVAVLAGCQKTYYSAMEQVGYHKREILVDRVGEAREANTEAKEQFATALDRFKSVVAVDGGELEQKYEVLNAEYEASEEAAEEVRDRIESVENVAEALFEEWRAELKQYTSAKLRRQSRSQYDATQSRYRELLAAMKRASSRMDPVLAAFKDQVLYLKHNLNAKAIASLEGELASIRADVDRLIKDMEKSIAEADAFIASMETK, via the coding sequence ATGAGATACGCCGTACGCATACTACTCGCCCTGACCGCCGTGGCCGTGCTGGCCGGGTGCCAGAAGACCTACTATTCGGCAATGGAACAGGTCGGCTACCACAAGCGCGAGATCCTCGTGGACCGCGTGGGAGAGGCTCGCGAAGCCAACACCGAAGCCAAGGAACAGTTCGCCACCGCGCTGGACCGCTTCAAATCCGTGGTCGCCGTGGACGGCGGCGAGCTGGAACAGAAATACGAAGTGCTAAACGCCGAATACGAAGCGTCCGAAGAAGCGGCCGAGGAAGTACGCGACCGCATCGAATCCGTCGAGAACGTCGCGGAAGCCCTGTTCGAGGAGTGGCGTGCGGAACTCAAGCAGTACACCAGCGCCAAGCTGCGCAGGCAGAGCCGCAGCCAGTACGACGCCACCCAGTCCCGCTACCGCGAACTGCTGGCCGCCATGAAGCGGGCATCCTCCCGCATGGATCCGGTGCTGGCCGCGTTCAAGGATCAGGTGCTCTACCTCAAGCACAACCTCAATGCCAAGGCCATCGCCTCCCTCGAAGGGGAACTCGCTTCCATCCGTGCCGACGTGGACAGGCTCATTAAGGACATGGAAAAATCCATCGCCGAAGCCGACGCATTCATCGCTTCCATGGAAACGAAGTAA
- a CDS encoding mechanosensitive ion channel family protein, whose product MNFFTDNPNMLYLLLVSVFGILFLFWLHLRITRFKSLRIKRARNLDIEQVGAFPVEDLSRKEIRKQQKALTEGVAQRFTIISRTIYLTLGIIWLFAMTFPFMNGLSGTYVSIVITAVTVVVGIAARPFVENLFSGIVISFSNQLRVGDTLVIDDQYGSVEDISITHTKVKTWESKRYIIPNSRMLTKEFINLTINEMSIWATMEFRVSYEADIDRVTEIAEAIGAELSPEDAPEKPFFWIRNMERDCYLCALTVWADTPSTAWTRRSEIGIMLVRAFRQEGIRTNVSNLSMPEGFRS is encoded by the coding sequence ATGAACTTTTTTACCGACAATCCAAACATGCTGTACCTTCTGCTCGTCAGCGTGTTCGGGATACTCTTTCTCTTCTGGCTGCACCTTCGCATCACCCGGTTCAAGTCGCTTCGCATCAAGCGCGCCAGGAATCTGGACATCGAGCAGGTGGGCGCCTTTCCGGTGGAGGATCTTTCCCGCAAGGAGATCCGCAAGCAGCAGAAAGCTCTGACCGAGGGCGTGGCCCAGCGGTTCACCATCATCAGCCGCACCATCTACCTCACCTTGGGAATCATCTGGCTGTTCGCCATGACGTTCCCCTTCATGAACGGACTCTCCGGCACATACGTTTCCATCGTCATCACCGCGGTAACGGTGGTGGTCGGTATCGCGGCCAGACCATTTGTGGAAAACCTCTTTTCCGGCATCGTCATTTCGTTCTCCAACCAATTGCGCGTCGGTGATACGCTGGTCATCGACGACCAGTACGGTTCGGTGGAAGACATCTCCATCACCCACACCAAGGTTAAGACGTGGGAATCCAAACGGTACATCATCCCCAACAGCAGGATGCTGACCAAGGAATTCATCAACCTGACCATCAACGAGATGAGCATCTGGGCCACCATGGAGTTCCGGGTGTCCTACGAGGCGGATATCGACAGGGTCACCGAGATCGCCGAAGCCATCGGGGCCGAGCTTTCGCCGGAAGACGCGCCCGAGAAGCCCTTCTTCTGGATTCGCAACATGGAGCGCGACTGTTACCTCTGCGCCCTCACGGTCTGGGCGGATACCCCCTCCACCGCATGGACCCGGCGGAGCGAAATCGGCATCATGCTGGTCCGTGCTTTCCGTCAGGAAGGCATCAGGACCAACGTCAGCAACCTTTCCATGCCGGAAGGGTTCCGAAGCTAG
- a CDS encoding superoxide dismutase [Ni]: MRYSKNMLSAAMAVCFVMVLAMASTVRAHCEVPCGIYDDHMRIHMIEEDLTTIEKSMNSIMELRKESPVNYNQLVRWINNKEHHAQRIQDRVSTYFLAQRIKADQPEYGKRLELLHGLITGAMKCKQNVDLKYVQQMRKTLKEFETLYFAE; the protein is encoded by the coding sequence ATGCGTTACAGTAAGAACATGCTTTCTGCGGCAATGGCGGTATGCTTTGTCATGGTCCTTGCCATGGCATCCACGGTACGGGCGCACTGCGAGGTGCCTTGCGGCATCTATGATGACCACATGCGCATCCACATGATCGAGGAGGACCTGACCACCATCGAAAAATCCATGAACAGCATCATGGAGCTGCGCAAGGAATCCCCGGTCAACTACAACCAGCTCGTACGCTGGATCAACAACAAGGAACATCACGCCCAGAGGATTCAGGACCGTGTGAGCACCTACTTCCTGGCCCAGCGGATCAAGGCGGACCAGCCGGAGTACGGCAAGCGGCTGGAGCTGCTTCACGGCCTCATCACCGGTGCCATGAAGTGCAAGCAGAACGTGGACCTGAAGTACGTGCAGCAGATGCGCAAGACCCTGAAGGAATTCGAGACCCTCTACTTTGCCGAATAG